GCACAGGAGATGCAACGGGTCTCGGTTGAGGCCTTTCCTATGAGCGTCAGTGAATACCGCGCACTTGCCGACTGCGGCTGCACCGGCATCACCATATACCAGGAGACCTACAACCGGGAGCGTTACGAGGCGCTGCACCGCTGGGGGCCAAAAAAAGATTATATCGACCGGCTTGAAACCCCGGCAAGAGCCCTCGAAGGGGGCATAAAAAACGTCGGACTCGGAGTGCTGTTCGGCCTCTCCGATCCGGTTGAAGATGCTCTGGCCCTCTACCGGCACCTTCGATATCTTGGCAGAACCTGGTGGCGTGCAGGCATGTCACTCTCCTTTCCCCGCATGAGACCCCAGACCGGCGGTTATGAGCCCCCGTTCCCCGTTGATGACCACCTTCTCGCCCGCATGATCTTTGCCTTCCGCATAGCGCTGCCGGATACGGAGCTGGTTCTCTCAACAAGGGAGAGCGCAGCTTACCGCGACGGCATGGCAGGACTGGGCATTACCCGAATGAGCATTGAAAGCCGCACCACCGTTGGCGGCTACGATAACCCGGAGAACAAGGAAGAGGGACAGTTTGAAATTTTTGACGACCGCACCGCCAAAGAATTTTGCACCGCGCTGCGCAAAAAAAATATAGAACCTGTCTTTAAAAACTGGGAACCAGCCTATAATGGTCCGTCTGATGGCAACAAGACAACAATGCATCATGGAGAAGCGGAAACATGCCATTGAGTGACAACCAGCGGGAGCGATACGCCCGCCACCTTGCACTGCAGGAAATCGGCGAAGAGGGGCAGGAAAAACTGCTTGAAGCGAAAGTACTGATCATCGGCGCCGGAGGGCTCGGCTCTCCTGTCGCCTTCTATCTTGCAGCGGCAGGAATCGGTACCATCGGACTGATGGATGGCGACAAGGTCGATCTCAGCAACCTCCAGCGCCAGATCCTCCATACCACGGCATCAATCGGACAGGAGAAGGTCAACTCCGCAGAGGAGCGACTGCACAGCCTTGATCCCGATATCAGGCTCACGCTCTATCCCTATCGACTCACAACCGACAACGCGCCAAAAATTATCGCCGGATATGACTTCATCATCGACGCCACCGACAATTTTGATGCAAAATTCCTGATTGCACGAGCCTGCCACCATGCAGCCAAACCCTACTCCCATGCCGGTATCAGGGAGTTTCACGGCCAGACCATGACCGTTCATCCCGGCAAAACCGCCTGCTACCAGTGCGTTTTCCACGAAGAGGGAGTCCCTGCTGCATCCATCCCGAAAGGGCCACTTGGAGCGCTCCCCGGCCTCATCGGCAGCATACAGGCAACTGAAGCAATAAAAGAGATTCTTTCAATTGGAACTCCCCTCGTCAATACACTTCTGACCTGCGACCTCCTCTCCATGACCATGCGCAGGATCAGCGTTCAGCGTGACCCCTCCTGCCCGATCTGCGGAGAGCCGCATCAATAAAACAATTCAAATCCGTAAAAAGCCGTTGGAATGGAAAAAATTGCCGCGATACTCATTGCCGCCCACTTCATAGGTGACTATTTCCTCCAGCCAGACAAAATGGTTCGGAACAAACGGCTGCCCCTCATGCTCATCCTGCATGGAGCCATACACGCCGGAACCACCTGGCTGCTGCTCCAGCTCTGGCATAACTGGCAGGCGCCCCTCGCGGTTTTCCTCCTTCATACCATCATTGATCTCATCAAACAACGGCTGGGAAAGGCGAACACCGCCACCTTTATTACCGACCAGACTGCTCACCTCTTCAGCCTTCTCATGCTTGCCATGCTCCTTTCCCAGGGAGCGAATGGGGCCACATTTACCGGTTTCGGATATCAGCTCATGATCGGGTTTGCAGGCTTTATTGCAACGGTAAGAGGAGCCGGTTTTCTCGTCACCTTCATAACCAGAGAGCTGACGATCAAAAACAATCTCAGATTTGAGGGGCTGCAAAACGGAGAGACGCTCATTGGTCAACTGGAACGGGGGCTGATCTTTCTCTTTTTTCTGGCAGGCCACCCGGAAAGCATCGGCTTCCTGCTTGCAGCCAAATCAATCCTGCGATTTGAAGAGTCAAAAAAAGCCAAGCAGGGAGAATACATTCTTATCGGTACCCTGCTCAGCTTTTCGGCAGCCATAGCGCTCTCCTCCGCCACACTGTGGGCCATGCGGCTCTGAAGAGCGTTTGTTTGCCTCCATCCCCGAAAAGCAGAGGGTTGTTTCCGGAATTTCCTCACCGGTATGTATATTGAAAAAAGCGCAAGAGAGTTGCTCGCAAGTCGAGTGCTATCCCTATCAAAACAGAGATCATTATCTGATGCAGCAAGCCAAACAATTGATGGAGATTGAGACCGTCGTTGACCGCTTCACGCCGGTAACACCGGAAAGCCCTTTCTATGTTGATTTCAAAAACCTGAGAGGCGATTTTCAGGAACGTGAAGTTCTGAGCATGTTGAATGTACAGGCAAATGCCAACGGGCAGTATGAATTTCAATATGATCCGAATCGCACCAGTAAAACCCTTCTCTTCCTGGCCGGAATGCGTGGATCGGGCAAAACATCCGAACTTGCCAAATATGCCTTGTTGCTCAACTCACCCAAATGCTTTTTTGTGGTCACCTGCAACGTGGATGAAGAGCTCGATATGGATAACGTGCAGTACATGGACATCCTGATCTTTCAGCTCGAAAAATTGCTGATACGTGCCAGTGAGGTGAATCTGAAGCTCGACAGCACCATTCTCGAATCGATGAGCAAATGGTTTCAGGACAGGGTAAAGGAGATCAATACCTCGCTGAAAGGTGAGGGCAGTGCCGAAATAGAGCTTGATACCGACAAACCTCTCTCATTAACCTCTCTGTTTGGGCGAATGCTGGGGCTTACCGCCAGGCTGAAAATGGGACTCTCCGGCACTCGGGAACATGCTGAAACAATCCGCAACAGCTTTAAAAACCGGTTTGTTGATTTTTCCGCAAAATTCAACACCTTTATCGATCTAACCAAAGAACAACTGCGCAAGGAAGACAAGGCACGAGAGATTCTCTTTATCGTTGATGGTCTTGAAAAAACCATGAGCGCTGATACACGCCGCAAAATTATCATGGAGGAATCAAACCGCATTCGCCAGATAAAAGCCAACACCATCTTTACGCTGCCCATCGAGTTGATGAAAGAGGAGCAGCATATCCGCCACTTCAGTGAAATCATTGCCTTTCCCTTTATCAAACTCAAAGAGCGCGACGGAACTACCGTTACAGAAGCTGTCGCCCTGTTTGAAGAGTTCGTCTATAAACGTATCAGCCCCTCACTTTTCGACTCACCCGAAACGGTCAAAGAGGCGATCCGGTACAGTGGCGGTTCACCGAGGCAGTTGCTCCGCATTATCAAGCAAGCCAACTGGTATACCGACGAAACGAAAGGAAAGATCACACAACAAAGCATGGAAAAGGCTCTTGACAAGCTTGGAAATAATATGGCCAGATATCTTGAACCTGGCGATTTTGAGCTGTTAAAAAGACTGAAAACCGACCTTGCGGCAGGAAATCCGATTGGTTTCAACAACGACATTCAGGGACTCCTCGAGAAAGAGGTTCTTTTTGAGTATAACGATGGCACCCACAAAAGCGTCAATCCGCTGCTCGAACGCTCGAAGCTCTACAAGCACTACGTCTCTGACCGCCCATGAATGAGAGCCGCTTCACCGAGGAGCTGGATTTGCTTGCAAAGGCTTTGCGCCAGCATTCATTTCACTTTATCATCATCGGCTACAACCATCCCGACGTTTACCGTGACGTGTCGGAGTGGCTCCGTGTTCATCTGCCGGGGCGAGCGATACAGGAGTTGACGGTATCAGGCAAGAGTTACCGGGAGATCACCGGAGAACTTGAAGATGCCGGTCAGAACATTGTCATGATACCGGACTTTGATTGGCTGTTCAACCCTGAAAATGAACCAGTTTGTGTAGCGCTCAACCAGCGTCGTGATTATTTGGTACGTCGGGAGCTGAATCTCCTCTGCTTTATTCAAGCCAGCAAGTTCAAACTGCTTCCGGTCAAAATCCCCGATCTCTGGTCACTCCGCTCACTGGAGCTTGATTTTGCCTATGCACTCAAAGAGGAGAAATTCCCGATTGCAGGTAAAGCCAATATCGACTCCTCTTTGGGAGGAAGCACTATCCCGGAAAAAGAGGCTGAGGTGAGAAGGCTGAAATATCAAATCAGCAAGAGTGACAAGAGCAATACCGCACTGTTGCAGGCGCTCAAATCACAGTTGGCTACACTGCAAATCGAGCTGCCGCCACGACAAGAGAGTGAAGCATTTGAAAAAGATGAACCCTCCGTAGTTCAGAAAACCGGCAGGATCAAAATATTGCCGGAATTTTTAGATGTCAGCCTTGATCTCGGTAGGGAGAGTCCGGAAAAGATCCTTGCTGCCATGAAAGAGCTTGAAGAGGAGGAAAAAGCGATGCTCTCGGTATTTGCGCTCCTTCCGGCTGAACCGGTTACCTATACAACACTTGATGAGCTGCTGCCAGGAACAGAGAACCTCGAAAAAATCCTGCTCAAACTTGCACAGCAAGGGTTGATTGCATACCACAAAAAGGATGCAAGTTTCACATGCAGCCCTGTTGTGCAGGAGGTGTCCCGACGCCAGAACAGGGAAAAACTTTTTGAGCATGGTAAACTGCTGATTGCGACCCTCATCGAGAAGCTTGATTATGAACCTGGCATCGGCCATTTTTTAAACGCCACCTACAGTGAGGCTGCCCTCTTTGCGCACTATGCCGAGAGTAACCTGCGAACAATCAGCAAGGCAGATAACCAGTTAGCCATCCTTGCCGAGCGCATCGGCAACTTCCATAAAACAACAGGCAATATCGACAAGGCCCTGATCTTTTTTGAAGAATATTTCCGGTTACGCAAAGAACTCTATGAGGCTGATCCTCAAAATGTCGAATTCAAAAACGGGCTCGCTATTTCGTACTCTAAACTCGGCAATACCCACTCCGCTCTCGGCAATCTCGACAAGGCCTTGACCTTTTATGAACAAGACGCCCAATTAAGTAAAGAAATCTACGAGGTTTATCCTCAAAATGTCGAATTCAAAAACGGGCTCGCTATCTCTTACGAAAAACTCGGTGAAACGCACTCAGCTCTCGGCAATCTCGACAAGGCCTTGACCTTTTATGAACAAGACGCCCAATTAAGTAAAGAACTCTACGAGGTTTATCCTCAAAATGTCGAATTCAAAAACGGGCTCGCTATCTCTTACGAAAAACTCGGTGTAACTCACTCCGCTCTCGGCAATCTCGACAAGGCCTTGACCTTTTATGAAGATTTTTCCCGATTAGAGAAAGAACTCTTTGAGGCTTATCCCCAGAATGTATCCTTCAAAAACGGACTCGCAATTTCTTACGAAAAACTCGGAGGGACTCACTCCGCTCTCGGCAATATCGACAAGGCCTTGACCTTTTTTAATGATGAAACCCGATTATTTGAAAAACTCTATGAAGCTTATCCTCAAAATGTCTCCTTCAAAAACAACCTCGCCATCTCTTACGAAAAACTCGGAGAGACTCACTCCTCTCTCGGCAATCTCGACAAGGCCTTAACCTTTTTTGAACAGGATGCCCAATTAACTAAAGAACTCTATGAGGATTATCCCCAAAATGTATCCTTCAAAAACGGGCTCGCCATTTCATACGCGAACCTTGGGTTGTTCCACCGTGATAAACGGAGTGACAACGCAACAGCACGCACCCTTTTTGAGCAGGCAAAGACCTTGTGGGCTCAATTGGTGGCGGATTCTCCCTCAAACGCCGAATTTCAGAAAAACTTGTCACAGGTTAATGACGTTTTGGAGAAAATGCAATAAGCAAAAACACCCTGTTGAGTCAAACAGGGTGTTTCTGAATCTACAGTCACTTTGGTTTGGGTAAAACGTTCTTGAATATTCCTGCAAACTTGTTCACAAGATAGGGTGCAAACAAGGTCAATCCCCCGGTCAGGAACTGGATAACCTTGTCGGTAGAGTCTGGCATCTCTCCCGTAAAGGCATAGGAGTAGAGGGAAAATACCCCGAACCCGATAAATATCAAGAGGATAACCATCATACCCATAAATGCAATCAGGCGGCTTGTGCTTGCACGCATGACGGTAACCATCGTTGGCTTGCCCGCATCGAGTTTCACCTCTTCTTTCCCCTCTGCATCAGTGGTTACATTACTGATCTCAACGTCCTCGGAGAGTGCATCACCCAAATTCCAGTTGGTATTGCCGAGAGCTGCACGGATGAGCCACATTGCTATAATCGATCCAAACAAGACCACACCGATAACTGTATAGACAACCAAATCGGATGGCGCTTTCCAATGCATTGGCTTCTGTTCTGCCTTTTGCTCTTCTGCTTTTTGCCCTGTTGCCGCAATTGCTGGCGAAACGTTGACGGTTACCGCAGCTCCTTGTGCAGCAACTCTTTCTGGCAAAATGACTTCCGCCACGGAGGAGTCCGGAGGTACAGCCATGGCGGTTAACGATGAAATCAGGATAAACAAAAGGGCAATCAGACTGGTACAAACATTGCGATACAACGTTTTCATATCCTCTCCTGTTTTATATTGCCGCAATAACGCTGAATAAAAAACGAAAAATAAATATTCTGTCGCATAATTTCAAACAGATTCCTTTATGGCTATCGCTTTTGCATTGAGACAGCAAACGGGAATTCTTGTACTGTTCCACGTTATTTTTTGAATTTCTTCGCAATAGGCGCCGGGATGTCTTATAATTAGGAACGAGTCACGCTACAGGTGAAAACAGTACCATAAAAAATGGAGCAACAGCTCATGCCTTTACCTTCTTTTGTGCCGAGCACGTACTTCCGCTGTTGCGGCCATTTCAGTCACAAACCATTCGCAGACAAGCCCGTCAAACCATGATGCAGCAGTATAGCAGCAACTCCTATCTTTTTGGAGGCAACGCCCCTTATATCGAAGATCTTTACGAAGCCTATCTTGATAATCCCGCTTCTGTCTCTGAAAGCTGGCGGGCCTACTTTGACGCGATGCAGCATGTGCCGGGTGCCAATGGGGATGCCCGCGATATCGCACACTCGCCTGTACAGGCATCGTTTGCTGAAAGAGCCCGTCTTGGCCCGATCTGCCGTGTCATCGCCAGTCCTGATGCGGAACTGGGACGTAAACGGGTTTCGGTGCAGAAGCTTATCGCAGCCTACCGCAACATCGGCTCCCGCTGGGCGAATCTTGATCCGCTGAAGCGGCAGGAGCGACCTGCGTTGCCTGATCTCGAACCCTCGTTTTACGGTTTTTCCGATACCGACATGGATATTGTTTTCAATACAAGCAATACCTATTTCGGCAAGGAGACCATGCCGCTGCGCGAACTGCTGCAGAATCTGCGCGAGACCTACTGCGGCACCCTCGGCATCGAGTTCATGTACATCACCGACCAGACGGAAAAGCGGTGGTGGCAGGCGAAGCTTGAAACCATACGCTCAAAACCGGATTTCAGTACGGAGAAAAAAAAACATATTCTTGAACGGCTGACGGCGGCTGAAGGATTTGAGCGTTATCTGCATACCCGTTTTATCGGCCAGAAGCGCTTTTCTCTTGAAGGCGGAGACAGCTTTATTGCCTCCATGGATGAGCTGATTCAGCGTGCCGGAAAAGCGGGAGTTCAGGAGATTGTCATCGGGATGGCACACAGGGGACGGCTCAATGTGCTGGTCAATATCATGGGAAAAAATCCGCTTGACCTCTTTGCCGAGTTTGAGGGGAAACATGCCGATGATCTTCCTTCTGGCGATGTGAAATATCATCAGGGCTTTACCAGTGACCTTGCCACTCCCGGAGGGCCGATCAATCTCTCTCTGGCCTTCAACCCGTCACACCTTGAGATTGTCAATCCGGTAGTCGAAGGGGCGGTAAAGGCGCGTCAGGTTCGCCGTGGCGACCGTGATGGTTCGCAGGTGCTGCCGATACTGGTTCACGGCGATGCTGCATTTTCGGGGCAGGGTGTGATCATGGAGACGCTGAACCTTGCTCTTACCCGTGGATACGGCACGGGTGGCACCGTTCATATTGTCATCAACAACCAGATCGGTTTCACCACCTCCGATCCGCGCGACAGCCGTTCAACAACCTATTGCACCGATGTTGTCAAGATGATTGAGGCTCCGGTGCTCCACGTCAATGGTGACGACCCTGAATCGGTCGTCCTTGCAACACAGATGGCGCTTGATTACCGGCAGGCTTTCAAGCGTGATGTGGTGATTGATATTATCTGCTTCCGCAAGCTTGGTCATAATGAGCAGGACACACCGGCCATGACCCAGCCGCTCATGTATAAAAAAATTGCCCAGCACCCCGGCACCCGGAAACTCTATGCGGAGCGGCTTGAGTCGCAGGGGGTTATCGGCGAAGCGTATGGCGCAGAGTTGAGCAAACAGTTCCGCAAGGATCTTGATGCGGGCAAGTACAGCACCAATCCGGTACTGGTGAATAAAACGATCTTTACGGCTGAACCGACGGCGGGCCGCAATGAGGCCTCCGAAACCGGCGTGCCCCTTGCCGAGCTCAAACGGTTGTCGGAGATGCTTACAAAAATCCCTGAGGGGTTCAAGCTTCACCCGCTGGTTGAAAAAGTGGTCACCGACCGTGCCCGCATGGGACGCGGTGAACAGCCTCTCGACTGGGGCATGGGCGAGCATCTGGCATTCGCTTCGCTGGTTGCCGGAGGCTACCCGATCCGTATTACCGGCCAGGACAGCGGCAGGGCAACATTTTCGCACCGTCATGCGGTCTTTCATGACCAGAATCGTGAAAAATGGGACTCTGGAACCTACATCCCGCTGCAGAATATCGCCGACAATCAGGCCACCTTCACGGTCATTGATTCGGTGCTCTCCGAAGAGGCGGTGCT
The DNA window shown above is from Pelodictyon phaeoclathratiforme BU-1 and carries:
- the thiH gene encoding 2-iminoacetate synthase ThiH → MREIPDWLTDNRETMALAAMLAPPYASDSLEALAAESRAITLRRFGRTMTLYAPLYLSNYCSSGCVYCGFASDRKTLRHRLEPDEIVRELKAMKKLGISDILLLTGERTAAADFDYLRKSVEIAAQEMQRVSVEAFPMSVSEYRALADCGCTGITIYQETYNRERYEALHRWGPKKDYIDRLETPARALEGGIKNVGLGVLFGLSDPVEDALALYRHLRYLGRTWWRAGMSLSFPRMRPQTGGYEPPFPVDDHLLARMIFAFRIALPDTELVLSTRESAAYRDGMAGLGITRMSIESRTTVGGYDNPENKEEGQFEIFDDRTAKEFCTALRKKNIEPVFKNWEPAYNGPSDGNKTTMHHGEAETCH
- a CDS encoding HesA/MoeB/ThiF family protein produces the protein MPLSDNQRERYARHLALQEIGEEGQEKLLEAKVLIIGAGGLGSPVAFYLAAAGIGTIGLMDGDKVDLSNLQRQILHTTASIGQEKVNSAEERLHSLDPDIRLTLYPYRLTTDNAPKIIAGYDFIIDATDNFDAKFLIARACHHAAKPYSHAGIREFHGQTMTVHPGKTACYQCVFHEEGVPAASIPKGPLGALPGLIGSIQATEAIKEILSIGTPLVNTLLTCDLLSMTMRRISVQRDPSCPICGEPHQ
- a CDS encoding DUF3307 domain-containing protein: MEKIAAILIAAHFIGDYFLQPDKMVRNKRLPLMLILHGAIHAGTTWLLLQLWHNWQAPLAVFLLHTIIDLIKQRLGKANTATFITDQTAHLFSLLMLAMLLSQGANGATFTGFGYQLMIGFAGFIATVRGAGFLVTFITRELTIKNNLRFEGLQNGETLIGQLERGLIFLFFLAGHPESIGFLLAAKSILRFEESKKAKQGEYILIGTLLSFSAAIALSSATLWAMRL
- a CDS encoding tetratricopeptide repeat protein; the protein is MNESRFTEELDLLAKALRQHSFHFIIIGYNHPDVYRDVSEWLRVHLPGRAIQELTVSGKSYREITGELEDAGQNIVMIPDFDWLFNPENEPVCVALNQRRDYLVRRELNLLCFIQASKFKLLPVKIPDLWSLRSLELDFAYALKEEKFPIAGKANIDSSLGGSTIPEKEAEVRRLKYQISKSDKSNTALLQALKSQLATLQIELPPRQESEAFEKDEPSVVQKTGRIKILPEFLDVSLDLGRESPEKILAAMKELEEEEKAMLSVFALLPAEPVTYTTLDELLPGTENLEKILLKLAQQGLIAYHKKDASFTCSPVVQEVSRRQNREKLFEHGKLLIATLIEKLDYEPGIGHFLNATYSEAALFAHYAESNLRTISKADNQLAILAERIGNFHKTTGNIDKALIFFEEYFRLRKELYEADPQNVEFKNGLAISYSKLGNTHSALGNLDKALTFYEQDAQLSKEIYEVYPQNVEFKNGLAISYEKLGETHSALGNLDKALTFYEQDAQLSKELYEVYPQNVEFKNGLAISYEKLGVTHSALGNLDKALTFYEDFSRLEKELFEAYPQNVSFKNGLAISYEKLGGTHSALGNIDKALTFFNDETRLFEKLYEAYPQNVSFKNNLAISYEKLGETHSSLGNLDKALTFFEQDAQLTKELYEDYPQNVSFKNGLAISYANLGLFHRDKRSDNATARTLFEQAKTLWAQLVADSPSNAEFQKNLSQVNDVLEKMQ
- a CDS encoding 2-oxoglutarate dehydrogenase E1 component → MMQQYSSNSYLFGGNAPYIEDLYEAYLDNPASVSESWRAYFDAMQHVPGANGDARDIAHSPVQASFAERARLGPICRVIASPDAELGRKRVSVQKLIAAYRNIGSRWANLDPLKRQERPALPDLEPSFYGFSDTDMDIVFNTSNTYFGKETMPLRELLQNLRETYCGTLGIEFMYITDQTEKRWWQAKLETIRSKPDFSTEKKKHILERLTAAEGFERYLHTRFIGQKRFSLEGGDSFIASMDELIQRAGKAGVQEIVIGMAHRGRLNVLVNIMGKNPLDLFAEFEGKHADDLPSGDVKYHQGFTSDLATPGGPINLSLAFNPSHLEIVNPVVEGAVKARQVRRGDRDGSQVLPILVHGDAAFSGQGVIMETLNLALTRGYGTGGTVHIVINNQIGFTTSDPRDSRSTTYCTDVVKMIEAPVLHVNGDDPESVVLATQMALDYRQAFKRDVVIDIICFRKLGHNEQDTPAMTQPLMYKKIAQHPGTRKLYAERLESQGVIGEAYGAELSKQFRKDLDAGKYSTNPVLVNKTIFTAEPTAGRNEASETGVPLAELKRLSEMLTKIPEGFKLHPLVEKVVTDRARMGRGEQPLDWGMGEHLAFASLVAGGYPIRITGQDSGRATFSHRHAVFHDQNREKWDSGTYIPLQNIADNQATFTVIDSVLSEEAVLGFEYGYSISAPDTLVIWEAQFGDFANGAQVLIDQFITSGEVKWGLASGLTLMLPHGYEGQGPEHSSARPERFLQLCAENNIQVCQPSNPAQIFHLLRRQMTTMRRKPLIILTPKSLLRNKDAVSQLADLSQGNFRNIIGDATAAHEKVERLIACSGKVYYDLINRRQENTQEKVAIIRIEQLYPFPFDEFKGVLDHYPKLKEIVWCQDEPKNQGYWRFLQHYIMNAMSPGQQFGYAGRLASASTACGYAATHAIQQKALLDQAFGEFSVFFNK